From Pseudomonas sp. stari2, a single genomic window includes:
- a CDS encoding GtrA family protein: protein MIALKDNNQARRWIQFLIGGGLNTGLTYCLYLMLSYWIDYQIAYAIAYAAGIVFAYFFNSKVVFKVQQSWIGMAIYPSIYLVQYLLGALILNLLVEHLHLHKAIAPILVILLLLPCSYLLNKFVLKVTHKTKP, encoded by the coding sequence GTGATAGCACTTAAAGACAATAACCAAGCTCGTCGCTGGATTCAGTTTCTGATCGGCGGCGGGCTCAACACCGGCCTGACCTACTGCCTCTACTTGATGTTGAGTTACTGGATCGACTATCAGATAGCCTATGCAATCGCCTATGCGGCCGGGATTGTTTTTGCCTACTTCTTCAACTCGAAAGTTGTTTTCAAGGTTCAACAGTCATGGATTGGCATGGCGATCTATCCGAGCATCTACCTGGTGCAGTATCTGCTCGGCGCATTAATACTCAACCTCCTGGTCGAGCACCTGCATTTACACAAAGCGATCGCTCCGATTCTGGTGATTTTGCTTCTGCTGCCATGCAGCTATCTATTGAATAAATTTGTCCTGAAGGTCACACATAAAACAAAACCATAA
- a CDS encoding WxcM-like domain-containing protein, translated as MSEPFIHASADVKSKNIGKNTRIWQYVVVFQDAVIGEDVNVCSHSLIENDVVIGDRTTIKSGVYVWDGLRIGSDVFIGPNATFTNDKFPRSKVYPESFSQTVIQDGASIGGGAVILPGITIGTGAMVGAGAVVTKSVPPYAIVTGSPARITGYVENSAFSDAAKSPAAKPEEQSDAVVRIGVGDVTTHRFKYIADMRGDLSVGEFHKEIPFTPKRYFLVFNVPSQKTRGEHAHHKCHQFLICVKGSCAVVVDDGTNRAEVTLDAPNKGIYLPPLTWGIQYKYSEDAVLLVFTSDYYEADDYIRDYSEFVKLTSKKSPL; from the coding sequence ATGAGTGAGCCGTTCATCCACGCCAGCGCCGATGTCAAAAGCAAGAACATCGGCAAGAACACGCGCATCTGGCAGTACGTGGTGGTCTTCCAGGATGCGGTGATTGGTGAAGACGTCAATGTCTGCTCGCACTCACTGATCGAAAACGACGTGGTGATCGGCGACCGCACGACCATCAAGTCGGGTGTCTATGTGTGGGACGGCCTAAGGATCGGCTCCGACGTATTTATAGGCCCGAACGCGACGTTCACCAACGACAAATTCCCACGCTCGAAGGTCTATCCAGAGTCGTTCTCTCAGACGGTGATCCAGGACGGCGCTTCCATCGGCGGCGGAGCAGTCATCCTGCCAGGCATCACTATCGGCACGGGTGCGATGGTCGGCGCAGGTGCCGTGGTCACAAAATCTGTACCGCCATACGCCATCGTCACGGGATCCCCTGCCCGGATCACCGGCTACGTCGAGAACTCCGCCTTCAGCGATGCAGCCAAAAGCCCTGCGGCGAAACCCGAAGAGCAGTCGGATGCTGTGGTTCGGATCGGTGTGGGCGATGTCACCACCCACCGATTCAAATACATCGCCGACATGCGTGGTGACTTGTCGGTCGGCGAGTTCCACAAGGAAATCCCCTTCACACCAAAACGCTACTTCCTGGTATTCAACGTTCCGAGCCAGAAGACTCGTGGTGAGCATGCTCATCACAAATGCCACCAGTTCCTGATTTGTGTGAAAGGCAGCTGTGCGGTGGTGGTCGATGATGGTACCAATCGGGCAGAAGTTACTCTGGATGCGCCAAACAAAGGGATTTACCTGCCACCACTAACGTGGGGCATCCAATACAAATACTCTGAAGACGCAGTGTTGCTGGTGTTCACTTCCGATTACTACGAAGCTGACGACTATATTCGAGATTATTCGGAATTCGTCAAACTCACCTCGAAAAAATCACCATTGTGA
- a CDS encoding glycosyltransferase family 2 protein — translation MRYSVIVPVYKNADSIPRLIQALTDMNDTLENQLEVVFVVDGSPDDSFALLKNALGTMRFSAQLLAHSRNFGSFPAIRTGLMAARGEYFGVMAADLQEPPELLISFFKSLSNDECDVAIGTRNARQDPLSSRMASSIFWGLYRRLVVHDMPKGGVDIFGCNKAFREQLLQLNESRSSLIALIFWLGFRRKFIEYERQTRLEGKSAWTFKKKLEYMMDSVFAFTDYPIRLLTRMGAMGSLISLFIGVMVIIARLSGAIEVPGYAATMLVVLLLGTLNLLGIGLVGTYAWRAYENSKQRPLAIVCMKLDNKEIPNE, via the coding sequence ATGAGATATTCCGTTATCGTCCCGGTTTACAAGAACGCTGACTCGATACCCCGGCTGATCCAGGCCCTGACAGACATGAACGACACACTCGAGAATCAGCTCGAGGTGGTTTTTGTGGTGGATGGCAGTCCCGACGATTCGTTTGCCCTGCTCAAGAATGCACTGGGCACCATGCGCTTTTCCGCGCAATTGTTGGCTCATTCGCGCAACTTCGGCTCGTTTCCGGCCATTCGCACTGGCCTGATGGCTGCCAGGGGCGAGTATTTCGGCGTGATGGCAGCAGACCTTCAGGAGCCGCCAGAGCTTTTGATCAGCTTCTTCAAGTCGCTTTCCAATGACGAATGCGACGTCGCCATCGGCACCCGCAACGCTCGCCAGGATCCGCTTTCCAGCCGCATGGCCTCCTCGATCTTCTGGGGTCTGTATCGCCGACTGGTCGTGCATGACATGCCCAAGGGCGGCGTGGATATTTTCGGTTGCAACAAGGCGTTCCGTGAACAACTGCTACAGCTGAACGAGTCCCGCTCGTCGCTCATCGCACTGATCTTCTGGCTGGGCTTCCGTCGCAAGTTCATCGAGTACGAGCGTCAGACCCGCCTCGAAGGCAAATCGGCATGGACCTTCAAGAAAAAGCTCGAATACATGATGGACAGTGTGTTCGCCTTCACCGACTACCCAATCAGACTGCTGACCCGAATGGGCGCGATGGGCTCGCTCATCTCCCTGTTCATTGGCGTAATGGTCATCATCGCGCGACTGTCGGGAGCCATTGAGGTACCGGGTTACGCCGCAACCATGCTGGTGGTGCTGCTGCTGGGGACATTGAATCTGCTCGGGATTGGCCTCGTGGGCACTTATGCCTGGCGAGCCTACGAAAACAGCAAGCAGCGACCGCTGGCCATTGTCTGCATGAAACTCGACAACAAGGAAATTCCAAATGAGTGA
- a CDS encoding UDP-glucose 4-epimerase family protein, which produces MSSKIFLVTGGSGFVGRALIERLSVTPECSVVAPVRGSVIPLPPGARSVPCASLESPQDWSAALNGVECVIHAAARVHVMKEAAADPLAAFRLVNVDGTLNLARQAAAAGVGRFVFISSIKVNGEVTTPGHPFTADDLPAPVDPYGVSKLEAEQALQVLAAETGMELVIIRPVLVYGPGVKANFLSMMRWLYRGVPLPFGAVGNRRSLVAIDNLVDLIMTCAEHPGAANQIFLASDGEDLSTTQLLRKLAVAMGRHAHLLPVPVSVMNGVATVLGRRALSQRIFASLQVDISKNRRLLNWVPPVALDRALAMTAQHFLDTRQS; this is translated from the coding sequence ATGAGCTCCAAGATATTCCTGGTTACTGGTGGCAGCGGTTTTGTGGGGCGCGCATTAATCGAACGACTGTCAGTGACACCAGAGTGTTCTGTCGTTGCTCCGGTACGGGGCTCGGTGATACCACTTCCGCCCGGAGCACGCTCGGTCCCGTGCGCGAGTCTTGAGTCGCCGCAGGACTGGAGTGCGGCGCTGAACGGTGTCGAGTGTGTCATTCACGCTGCCGCTCGCGTTCATGTCATGAAAGAAGCCGCGGCCGATCCGCTGGCGGCGTTTCGCCTGGTCAATGTCGATGGCACCTTGAACCTGGCGCGTCAGGCCGCTGCAGCCGGGGTCGGCAGGTTCGTTTTCATCAGTTCGATCAAGGTCAATGGCGAGGTCACGACGCCCGGGCACCCCTTCACCGCAGACGATTTGCCCGCTCCCGTCGATCCCTATGGCGTCTCCAAACTTGAGGCCGAACAGGCCTTGCAGGTGCTGGCGGCCGAAACAGGCATGGAGCTGGTGATCATCCGCCCGGTGCTGGTCTATGGTCCCGGGGTGAAAGCCAACTTTCTCAGCATGATGCGCTGGCTGTATCGCGGCGTGCCGCTACCGTTTGGCGCTGTAGGGAATCGGCGAAGCCTGGTTGCCATCGACAATCTGGTCGACCTGATCATGACATGCGCCGAGCACCCAGGCGCCGCCAACCAGATTTTCCTGGCCAGTGATGGCGAAGATCTATCGACCACTCAGCTCCTGCGCAAGCTGGCAGTTGCCATGGGGCGCCATGCGCATCTGTTGCCGGTGCCGGTCAGCGTGATGAATGGCGTGGCCACCGTGTTGGGGCGCCGGGCGTTGTCGCAAAGGATTTTTGCCTCCCTGCAAGTTGATATCAGCAAAAACCGGCGGCTGTTGAACTGGGTGCCTCCGGTAGCCCTGGACCGCGCCCTGGCAATGACGGCGCAACACTTTCTGGATACTCGCCAATCATGA
- a CDS encoding DegT/DnrJ/EryC1/StrS aminotransferase family protein, protein MQQINNLAAKIEKFQSQISSSVQRVIASGWVILGPEVKRFETAFAQYLNAGHCITVANGTDAIELALKALGVGKGDQVATVANAGMYTTTSVLAIGATPIFMDVDLQTHVVTLEGVKQAIEAGAKAVVVTHLYGLATPQIKAIAEYCSERQIPLLEDCAQAHGAERDGQRVGTFGDAASFSFYPTKNLGALGDGGAVVTNSATIAQRVAQLRQYGWSSKYCVELDGARNSRLDEMQAAILSEFLPHLDESNARRREIASRYRNEIHHADVNHAEDQGTASVAHLYVIKSAKRDALQVHLREAQIASDVHYPIPDYKQPVFGKQFADYSLANTEQLASLILTLPCYPEMTDEEVSTVITAVNGWVA, encoded by the coding sequence ATGCAGCAGATCAATAACCTTGCAGCGAAGATAGAAAAGTTTCAATCGCAAATCAGTTCTTCGGTGCAACGCGTAATTGCCAGCGGCTGGGTGATTTTGGGACCGGAAGTCAAACGCTTTGAAACCGCCTTTGCGCAATATTTGAATGCCGGTCATTGCATCACTGTCGCCAACGGTACCGATGCCATCGAACTGGCTCTCAAGGCTCTGGGCGTCGGCAAAGGCGATCAAGTGGCAACCGTCGCCAATGCCGGGATGTACACCACTACGTCGGTTCTGGCCATCGGCGCCACCCCGATTTTCATGGACGTCGACCTGCAGACTCACGTAGTGACCCTCGAAGGCGTCAAGCAGGCGATTGAAGCCGGTGCCAAAGCCGTGGTCGTCACCCACCTGTACGGCCTGGCAACCCCACAAATCAAGGCCATCGCCGAATACTGCAGCGAGCGGCAGATTCCATTGCTCGAGGATTGCGCCCAGGCCCACGGCGCCGAGCGCGACGGACAGCGAGTCGGCACTTTTGGCGACGCTGCGAGCTTCAGCTTCTACCCAACCAAAAACCTTGGCGCACTGGGTGACGGCGGCGCCGTCGTCACCAACTCCGCGACCATTGCCCAGCGCGTAGCGCAATTGCGCCAATACGGCTGGTCCTCGAAATATTGTGTCGAACTGGACGGCGCCCGCAACAGTCGCCTGGATGAAATGCAGGCAGCGATCCTGTCCGAGTTTCTGCCGCACCTCGACGAGAGTAACGCACGCCGTCGTGAAATCGCGTCGCGCTACAGAAACGAAATCCATCACGCGGATGTAAATCACGCCGAAGATCAAGGCACCGCCTCGGTCGCCCACCTGTACGTGATCAAGTCGGCGAAGCGCGATGCGCTGCAAGTGCACTTGCGCGAAGCACAGATCGCGTCCGACGTTCATTACCCGATCCCGGACTACAAGCAACCAGTCTTTGGCAAGCAGTTCGCCGACTACAGCCTGGCCAACACCGAACAACTGGCCTCGCTGATCCTGACCCTGCCTTGCTACCCGGAAATGACCGACGAAGAGGTCAGCACCGTGATCACCGCCGTCAACGGATGGGTGGCATGA